A window from Telopea speciosissima isolate NSW1024214 ecotype Mountain lineage chromosome 8, Tspe_v1, whole genome shotgun sequence encodes these proteins:
- the LOC122672759 gene encoding phosphoinositide phosphatase SAC8 isoform X4, which translates to MENRVPSGTVKLCEQMELLEFPDKFLIRSLDSTNQAFSIGRSNGSIDTQIGDSCSGSPSKVSKIYGVVGTIQLLAGTYVLIITSRTEAGTYLGFPIFRITAMKFLSCNEALKLSTSQEKRDEAYFMSLLRTVESTPGLYYSYEIDLTLNIQRTVKLTDERANKPLWKRADPRFVWNKNLLEELIECKLDPFIIPLVQGSFQTVQFTLKDAPAKITLISRRCTRRLGTRMWRRGANLEGDAANFIETEQLLELEGFKSSFLLHGDEGQLSMAFSAEVQKLPRVRYVSFDFHHHCGNSNLDNLQLLYDQISKDFEKQGYCLVDSEGEILAEQKGIVRVNCIDCLDRTNVTQIYLARESLNSQLRKIGALSSTECISKFCEIYEKFKTIWVEQGDEISLEYSGTHAMKSDFVRFGRQTLLGLIKDGMTGLSRYYLNNFHDGIRQDAMDLISGHYTVNFNGPSPFQMNEFESFSYLPVASALLVGGLTLTSFTLNQGGRNAQHFVSSVLWAGLTAGVVVVVKANGRQLCSRPRLCGLL; encoded by the exons GTGATTCATGTTCTGGAAGTCCTTCTAAAGTTTCTAAAATTTATGGTGTGGTCGGAACAATACAATTACTTGCAG GAACATATGTACTTATAATTACTTCTAGAACGGAAGCTGGCACTTATCTTGGTTTCCCCATTTTCCGAATTACGGCAATGAAGTTTCTGTCCTGTAATGAGGCTTTGAAGCTTTCAACTTCTCAAGAA AAAAGGGATGAGGCTTACTTCATGTCTCTGTTGCGAACTGTGGAATCCACTCCAGGCTTGTATTATTCATATGAAATTGATCTAACATTGAA CATACAAAGAACAGTCAAATTAACTGACGAGAGGGCAAACAAACCACTTTGGAAGCGA GCTGACCCTCGCTTTGTTTGGAACAAAAATTTGTTGGAAGAGCTTATTGAGTGTAAG CTTGATCCATTTATCATTCCTTTGGTACAAGGGA GCTTTCAGACTGTACAGTTCACGCTTAAAGATGCTCCAGCAAAAATTACTTTGATCTCAAGAAGGTGTACTCGGCGTTTAG GAACAAGGATGTGGAGAAGAGGAGCTAACCTTGAAGGAGATGCTGCTAATTTTATTGAGACTGAGCAATTGCTGGAGTTGGAAGGTTTCAAATCCTCGTTTTTGCTG CATGGTGATGAAGGTCAATTAAGTATGGCGTTTTCTGCTGAGGTGCAAAAGCTTCCCCGTGTGAG ATATGTTTCTTTTGACTTTCATCATCATTGCGGCAATTCAAACCTTGATAATTTACAACTTCTCTATGATCAAATCTCCAAGGACTTCGAAAAGCAAGG ATACTGCCTTGTTGACTCAGAAGGAGAAATACTAGCTGAGCAGAAAGGAATTGTTAGGGTTAACTGTATAGATTGCCTGGATCGAACCAATGTTACCCAG ATTTACCTAGCTCGAGAATCACTAAACTCACAGCTGCGAAAGATAGGTGCACTTTCTTCCACTGAGTGCATATCCAAGTTCTGTGAAATTTATGAAAAGTTCAAGACAA TATGGGTTGAACAAGGAGATGAGATAAGCCTGGAGTATTCTGGGACACATGCCATGAAGAGTGACTTCGTGAG ATTTGGCAGGCAGACTCTGCTTGGGCTTATTAAAGATGGGATGACTGGTCTGTCACGATATTACTTGAATAATTTTCATGATGGCATACGACAG GATGCAATGGATCTTATCAGCGGCCACTACACTGTCAATTTTAATGGTCCTTCCCCATTCCAGATGAATGAATTTGAATCATTCTCG TATCTCCCAGTTGCATCAGCTTTATTAGTTGGGGGTCTTACACTGACATCCTTCACCCTTAATCAAG GCGGGCGAAATGCGCAACATTTTGTATCTTCTGTACTTTGGGCTGGTTTGACGGCTGGAGTGGTGGTTGTGGTTAAAGCTAATGGAAGGCAGCTCTGCTCCAGGCCTAGGTTGTGTGGCCTTTTGTGA
- the LOC122672759 gene encoding phosphoinositide phosphatase SAC8 isoform X2: MENRVPSGTAKLCEQMELLEFPDKFLIRSLDSPNQAFSIGRSNGSIDTQIGDSCSGSPSKVSKIYGVVGTIQLLAGTYVLIITSRTEAGTYLGFPIFRITAMKFLSCNEALKLSTSQEKRDEAYFMSLLRTVESTPGLYYSYEIDLTLNIQRTVKLTDERANKPLWKRADPRFVWNKNLLEELIECKLDPFIIPLVQGSFQTVQFTLKDAPAKITLISRRCTRRLGTRMWRRGANLEGDAANFIETEQLLELEGFKSSFLLIRGSIPLLWEQIVDLSYKPRLKIINHEDTPKVVERHFHDLTQRYGEVMVVDLTDNHGDEGQLSMAFSAEVQKLPRVRYVSFDFHHHCGNSNLDNLQLLYDQISKDFEKQGYCLVDSEGEILAEQKGIVRVNCIDCLDRTNVTQIYLARESLNSQLRKIGALSSTECISKFCEIYEKFKTIWVEQGDEISLEYSGTHAMKSDFVRFGRQTLLGLIKDGMTGLSRYYLNNFHDGIRQDAMDLISGHYTVNFNGPSPFQMNEFESFSYLPVASALLVGGLTLTSFTLNQGGRNAQHFVSSVLWAGLTAGVVVVVKANGRQLCSRPRLCGLL; this comes from the exons GTGATTCATGTTCTGGAAGTCCTTCTAAAGTTTCTAAAATTTATGGTGTGGTCGGAACAATACAATTACTTGCAG GAACATATGTACTTATAATTACTTCTAGAACGGAAGCTGGCACTTATCTTGGTTTCCCCATTTTCCGAATTACGGCAATGAAGTTTCTGTCCTGTAATGAGGCTTTGAAGCTTTCAACTTCTCAAGAA AAAAGGGATGAGGCTTACTTCATGTCTCTGTTGCGAACTGTGGAATCCACTCCAGGCTTGTATTATTCATATGAAATTGATCTAACATTGAA CATACAAAGAACAGTCAAATTAACTGACGAGAGGGCAAACAAACCACTTTGGAAGCGA GCTGACCCTCGCTTTGTTTGGAACAAAAATTTGTTGGAAGAGCTTATTGAGTGTAAG CTTGATCCATTTATCATTCCTTTGGTACAAGGGA GCTTTCAGACTGTACAGTTCACGCTTAAAGATGCTCCAGCAAAAATTACTTTGATCTCAAGAAGGTGTACTCGGCGTTTAG GAACAAGGATGTGGAGAAGAGGAGCTAACCTTGAAGGAGATGCTGCTAATTTTATTGAGACTGAGCAATTGCTGGAGTTGGAAGGTTTCAAATCCTCGTTTTTGCTG ATTCGAGGTTCAATTCCACTTCTTTGGGAGCAAATTGTGGATCTGAGCTATAAGCCACGGCTTAAAATAATTAATCATGAAGACACA CCCAAGGTTGTGGAGCGCCATTTTCATGATCTTACACAACGATATGGAGAAGTCATGGTTGTGGATCTAACTGATAAC CATGGTGATGAAGGTCAATTAAGTATGGCGTTTTCTGCTGAGGTGCAAAAGCTTCCCCGTGTGAG ATATGTTTCTTTTGACTTTCATCATCATTGCGGCAATTCAAACCTTGATAATTTACAACTTCTCTATGATCAAATCTCCAAGGACTTCGAAAAGCAAGG ATACTGCCTTGTTGACTCAGAAGGAGAAATACTAGCTGAGCAGAAAGGAATTGTTAGGGTTAACTGTATAGATTGCCTGGATCGAACCAATGTTACCCAG ATTTACCTAGCTCGAGAATCACTAAACTCACAGCTGCGAAAGATAGGTGCACTTTCTTCCACTGAGTGCATATCCAAGTTCTGTGAAATTTATGAAAAGTTCAAGACAA TATGGGTTGAACAAGGAGATGAGATAAGCCTGGAGTATTCTGGGACACATGCCATGAAGAGTGACTTCGTGAG ATTTGGCAGGCAGACTCTGCTTGGGCTTATTAAAGATGGGATGACTGGTCTGTCACGATATTACTTGAATAATTTTCATGATGGCATACGACAG GATGCAATGGATCTTATCAGCGGCCACTACACTGTCAATTTTAATGGTCCTTCCCCATTCCAGATGAATGAATTTGAATCATTCTCG TATCTCCCAGTTGCATCAGCTTTATTAGTTGGGGGTCTTACACTGACATCCTTCACCCTTAATCAAG GCGGGCGAAATGCGCAACATTTTGTATCTTCTGTACTTTGGGCTGGTTTGACGGCTGGAGTGGTGGTTGTGGTTAAAGCTAATGGAAGGCAGCTCTGCTCCAGGCCTAGGTTGTGTGGCCTTTTGTGA
- the LOC122672759 gene encoding phosphoinositide phosphatase SAC8 isoform X1: MENRVPSGTVKLCEQMELLEFPDKFLIRSLDSTNQAFSIGRSNGSIDTQIGDSCSGSPSKVSKIYGVVGTIQLLAGTYVLIITSRTEAGTYLGFPIFRITAMKFLSCNEALKLSTSQEKRDEAYFMSLLRTVESTPGLYYSYEIDLTLNIQRTVKLTDERANKPLWKRADPRFVWNKNLLEELIECKLDPFIIPLVQGSFQTVQFTLKDAPAKITLISRRCTRRLGTRMWRRGANLEGDAANFIETEQLLELEGFKSSFLLIRGSIPLLWEQIVDLSYKPRLKIINHEDTPKVVERHFHDLTQRYGEVMVVDLTDNHGDEGQLSMAFSAEVQKLPRVRYVSFDFHHHCGNSNLDNLQLLYDQISKDFEKQGYCLVDSEGEILAEQKGIVRVNCIDCLDRTNVTQIYLARESLNSQLRKIGALSSTECISKFCEIYEKFKTIWVEQGDEISLEYSGTHAMKSDFVRFGRQTLLGLIKDGMTGLSRYYLNNFHDGIRQDAMDLISGHYTVNFNGPSPFQMNEFESFSYLPVASALLVGGLTLTSFTLNQGGRNAQHFVSSVLWAGLTAGVVVVVKANGRQLCSRPRLCGLL; this comes from the exons GTGATTCATGTTCTGGAAGTCCTTCTAAAGTTTCTAAAATTTATGGTGTGGTCGGAACAATACAATTACTTGCAG GAACATATGTACTTATAATTACTTCTAGAACGGAAGCTGGCACTTATCTTGGTTTCCCCATTTTCCGAATTACGGCAATGAAGTTTCTGTCCTGTAATGAGGCTTTGAAGCTTTCAACTTCTCAAGAA AAAAGGGATGAGGCTTACTTCATGTCTCTGTTGCGAACTGTGGAATCCACTCCAGGCTTGTATTATTCATATGAAATTGATCTAACATTGAA CATACAAAGAACAGTCAAATTAACTGACGAGAGGGCAAACAAACCACTTTGGAAGCGA GCTGACCCTCGCTTTGTTTGGAACAAAAATTTGTTGGAAGAGCTTATTGAGTGTAAG CTTGATCCATTTATCATTCCTTTGGTACAAGGGA GCTTTCAGACTGTACAGTTCACGCTTAAAGATGCTCCAGCAAAAATTACTTTGATCTCAAGAAGGTGTACTCGGCGTTTAG GAACAAGGATGTGGAGAAGAGGAGCTAACCTTGAAGGAGATGCTGCTAATTTTATTGAGACTGAGCAATTGCTGGAGTTGGAAGGTTTCAAATCCTCGTTTTTGCTG ATTCGAGGTTCAATTCCACTTCTTTGGGAGCAAATTGTGGATCTGAGCTATAAGCCACGGCTTAAAATAATTAATCATGAAGACACA CCCAAGGTTGTGGAGCGCCATTTTCATGATCTTACACAACGATATGGAGAAGTCATGGTTGTGGATCTAACTGATAAC CATGGTGATGAAGGTCAATTAAGTATGGCGTTTTCTGCTGAGGTGCAAAAGCTTCCCCGTGTGAG ATATGTTTCTTTTGACTTTCATCATCATTGCGGCAATTCAAACCTTGATAATTTACAACTTCTCTATGATCAAATCTCCAAGGACTTCGAAAAGCAAGG ATACTGCCTTGTTGACTCAGAAGGAGAAATACTAGCTGAGCAGAAAGGAATTGTTAGGGTTAACTGTATAGATTGCCTGGATCGAACCAATGTTACCCAG ATTTACCTAGCTCGAGAATCACTAAACTCACAGCTGCGAAAGATAGGTGCACTTTCTTCCACTGAGTGCATATCCAAGTTCTGTGAAATTTATGAAAAGTTCAAGACAA TATGGGTTGAACAAGGAGATGAGATAAGCCTGGAGTATTCTGGGACACATGCCATGAAGAGTGACTTCGTGAG ATTTGGCAGGCAGACTCTGCTTGGGCTTATTAAAGATGGGATGACTGGTCTGTCACGATATTACTTGAATAATTTTCATGATGGCATACGACAG GATGCAATGGATCTTATCAGCGGCCACTACACTGTCAATTTTAATGGTCCTTCCCCATTCCAGATGAATGAATTTGAATCATTCTCG TATCTCCCAGTTGCATCAGCTTTATTAGTTGGGGGTCTTACACTGACATCCTTCACCCTTAATCAAG GCGGGCGAAATGCGCAACATTTTGTATCTTCTGTACTTTGGGCTGGTTTGACGGCTGGAGTGGTGGTTGTGGTTAAAGCTAATGGAAGGCAGCTCTGCTCCAGGCCTAGGTTGTGTGGCCTTTTGTGA
- the LOC122672759 gene encoding phosphoinositide phosphatase SAC8 isoform X3, with protein sequence MENRVPSGTVKLCEQMELLEFPDKFLIRSLDSTNQAFSIGRSNGSIDTQIGDSCSGSPSKVSKIYGVVGTIQLLAGTYVLIITSRTEAGTYLGFPIFRITAMKFLSCNEALKLSTSQEKRDEAYFMSLLRTVESTPGLYYSYEIDLTLNIQRTVKLTDERANKPLWKRADPRFVWNKNLLEELIECKLDPFIIPLVQGSFQTVQFTLKDAPAKITLISRRCTRRLGTRMWRRGANLEGDAANFIETEQLLELEGFKSSFLLIRGSIPLLWEQIVDLSYKPRLKIINHEDTPKVVERHFHDLTQRYGEVMVVDLTDNHGDEGQLSMAFSAEVQKLPRVRYVSFDFHHHCGNSNLDNLQLLYDQISKDFEKQGYCLVDSEGEILAEQKGIVRVNCIDCLDRTNVTQIYLARESLNSQLRKIGALSSTECISKFCEIYEKFKTIWVEQGDEISLEYSGTHAMKSDFVRFGRQTLLGLIKDGMTGLSRYYLNNFHDGIRQDAMDLISGHYTVNFNGPSPFQMNEFESFSAGEMRNILYLLYFGLV encoded by the exons GTGATTCATGTTCTGGAAGTCCTTCTAAAGTTTCTAAAATTTATGGTGTGGTCGGAACAATACAATTACTTGCAG GAACATATGTACTTATAATTACTTCTAGAACGGAAGCTGGCACTTATCTTGGTTTCCCCATTTTCCGAATTACGGCAATGAAGTTTCTGTCCTGTAATGAGGCTTTGAAGCTTTCAACTTCTCAAGAA AAAAGGGATGAGGCTTACTTCATGTCTCTGTTGCGAACTGTGGAATCCACTCCAGGCTTGTATTATTCATATGAAATTGATCTAACATTGAA CATACAAAGAACAGTCAAATTAACTGACGAGAGGGCAAACAAACCACTTTGGAAGCGA GCTGACCCTCGCTTTGTTTGGAACAAAAATTTGTTGGAAGAGCTTATTGAGTGTAAG CTTGATCCATTTATCATTCCTTTGGTACAAGGGA GCTTTCAGACTGTACAGTTCACGCTTAAAGATGCTCCAGCAAAAATTACTTTGATCTCAAGAAGGTGTACTCGGCGTTTAG GAACAAGGATGTGGAGAAGAGGAGCTAACCTTGAAGGAGATGCTGCTAATTTTATTGAGACTGAGCAATTGCTGGAGTTGGAAGGTTTCAAATCCTCGTTTTTGCTG ATTCGAGGTTCAATTCCACTTCTTTGGGAGCAAATTGTGGATCTGAGCTATAAGCCACGGCTTAAAATAATTAATCATGAAGACACA CCCAAGGTTGTGGAGCGCCATTTTCATGATCTTACACAACGATATGGAGAAGTCATGGTTGTGGATCTAACTGATAAC CATGGTGATGAAGGTCAATTAAGTATGGCGTTTTCTGCTGAGGTGCAAAAGCTTCCCCGTGTGAG ATATGTTTCTTTTGACTTTCATCATCATTGCGGCAATTCAAACCTTGATAATTTACAACTTCTCTATGATCAAATCTCCAAGGACTTCGAAAAGCAAGG ATACTGCCTTGTTGACTCAGAAGGAGAAATACTAGCTGAGCAGAAAGGAATTGTTAGGGTTAACTGTATAGATTGCCTGGATCGAACCAATGTTACCCAG ATTTACCTAGCTCGAGAATCACTAAACTCACAGCTGCGAAAGATAGGTGCACTTTCTTCCACTGAGTGCATATCCAAGTTCTGTGAAATTTATGAAAAGTTCAAGACAA TATGGGTTGAACAAGGAGATGAGATAAGCCTGGAGTATTCTGGGACACATGCCATGAAGAGTGACTTCGTGAG ATTTGGCAGGCAGACTCTGCTTGGGCTTATTAAAGATGGGATGACTGGTCTGTCACGATATTACTTGAATAATTTTCATGATGGCATACGACAG GATGCAATGGATCTTATCAGCGGCCACTACACTGTCAATTTTAATGGTCCTTCCCCATTCCAGATGAATGAATTTGAATCATTCTCG GCGGGCGAAATGCGCAACATTTTGTATCTTCTGTACTTTGGGCTGGTTTGA